Below is a genomic region from Demequina sp. NBRC 110054.
CGACGGAACCGGCTGTTCGAGGAGGTCATGTCGATCGTCAAGAAGGGCTCCTCGGCCGAGTACAGCCTCACGCCCCTCCCGGCCTGACGGTCCACGTCGGCCGTGGATGGCGGAGCTGAACCGGTTCCGCGAGCATTGACGGGGCTGACGGGCTGTGCCACGGTTGGGGTGCCAAAGCGAGGGGGTTCCAATGGCGAGTTCAATTTTGTTGACATGCACCAAGTGTTCTGCGAAGCACTCGGGCTCAATGAGCCCTTCGCTCTGCCCTGATTGCTACGCGAAGTCTCAGCGCTAGCCCTTCACTCCAGGCGCTTCCCGGAGACGAAGTAGGCGTCGGTCAGTTCTCGCGGGCTGAGCGCGACCGCCGCATCTCCTCGGCGAGGTCCGGATACGTCGCGGCGAGGCCCTCGACGATCCGTTCCTGCACGGGCTCTGACTTGTTCTGGCTGAGCTTGGCGCGGGCGTCGAAGCGGGTGACCTCGAGCCGGTAGCCGCGCGTCCCACGCGCGAGGCGACGCGTGCCCTCCTCGTCCTCGGCGAGGCTGTGGCCGCCGGGCATCCCTCCCTCGAAGTGCTCGGTGAGGCGGCTGAGGGTCGCGTAGTTCTCCTCGTCGGTCAGGATCTGCGGCGTGCCGTACAGGTGGGCGGTGAGGTGGTTCCAGGTGGGGACGATGTCTTGCCTTTCGTACCAGGACGACGAGACGTAGCCGTGAGCGCCCTGGATGATGACGAGGATCTCGTGCTCGCCGAGGTCGTGCTCGCGCGCGTCCCCGAGGCCGAAGTGGCCGACCAGGACGATGCCGTCCGCCGCATCGTCCAGGAGGACCGGATAGTGCGAGGCGACCAGGCCGTTGTCCGTGTCGGAGACGAGCGTCGCCCACGGGTTCTTGCGGATCAGGCGCTTGATCTCGTCGACGTCGGTCAGGTGGTAGCGGGTGGGGCTGTGCACACGGTGAGACTATCCGGCTGCGCGGCTTCCGAAGTAGTCCTCGATGCCGCAGGTGGCCGAGCTGATCTCCCACAGCAGACGCTCCGACGCGGCATCCCGTTCGCTCGGAAGGAGCACGGCATCCCCGGGCTCGCCTCGTCCTGCGGGTCCGTAGAACTCGCCATCCTTCGCAGCCGGATCGAGCGAGGCGCGGATGATGCCGAGGGCCCCGTCCTCGACCGAGTGTGCGACCTTGAGGGTGCGCGTCAGGATGTAGCGATCCAACAGGCGCGTGCCCCCAGCCCGCGCGGTCTTGGCCTGGAGACCTGAGTTGGTGGGGCCGGGGTGCGCGGCGAGCGACTTGATGCCTCGTGCCTTGTCTGCCTCCGGCATGCGGTCGGACAGCGCGTAGGTGAACATCAGGTTCGCCAGCTTGGACTGCTGATAGCGGCGCCACTTGGCGAACCCGGGGAAGCCGTCGCCGCCCAGGTCGCCGCCGTGGGCCTCGAAGTAGCGGGCCTCAAGCGGCTTGCCGCGGCGCGCGCCGGACGAGTGGTTCACCACGCGGGCCTCGCCGCGTGCGTCCGCCGCGGTGCGCAGGGCGGGCCACACGAGACTCGTCAGCAGGAAGTGCGAGAGGTGGTTGGTCTGCATCTGGACGTCGCACCCGTCGACGGTGGAGTTGTCCGGCAGGCCCATCACGCCCGCGTTGTTGCACAGCACGTCGATCCCCTCGGGTGCCGCGGCGAGGATCGCGGGTCCAGCTGCGCGCACCGAGTCGAAGCTCTGGAGGTCGCACTCGATCGCGGTCGCGTCGATTCCTTCGGCGGTGAGGGCGTCGAGCGAGGCGTCCGCGCGGTCTGAGGCACGGTTGAGCAGCAGCAGGCGGGCGCCGAGGCGCCCCGCGGTGCGGGCGAGGACTGCTCCCGTCCCGCTCGTCGAGCCGGTGATCGCGACGGTGCGGCCGTCAAGCCGAGGCAGCGTGGCGACGGTGGCGTCGTAGTGGACGGACGGCGGCGGCGGATACTCGCGAGGGGACATGACGCTCCGGGGGTGGCAGTGGACTGAGCAGTGCTCAGTGCGGACGTGTGCCACACTACTGAGCATTGCTCAGCCGCGCCACCCCTGGCGCCGAGATCGTGAGGAGTCGCCGTGCCGACCTCCAGCCAGTCCGCCGGCCGAGAGCGCCTTGTCGCGTGCGCGCTCGACATGCTGCGCGAGGGTGACCCGGCGGACGTGTCGATCCGAGAGGTGAGTCGCCGCGCCGGCGTCGCGTCGGGCACGCCGTACCACCACTTCGGAGACAGGGACGGGCTGCTGGCGGCCTGCGCTCAGGTGGGCTGGGAGGAGCTCGCGGCGCGGCTCGCCGATGTGGATGTCGCCCTCGATCCCGACGCGCAGATGGCCGCCATCGCGCGCGCGTACCTCGGCTTCGCATTCGCCAACCCGGGCTTGTACAGGCTCATGATGTCTGCGGGGGCCGGCGACGCGATCCACGCCCAGGACATCGTCGCGGTCCGCTCGGAGGCAATGGGGCAGGTGACGCGTCGACTGGCGGGGCGAGGCGACGATGCGGCGGCGCTCAAGGCCCGCGGGACGGCGCTCTGGTCACTCGCTCACGGCTACGCGATGCTGCGGCTCGACGGTGCGGTGACCGGCGACGCCGACGCGCAGGTGGAGTCGATCGCCGCCGCGATGGCGAAGCTGGCCTGAGGCAGTCACGCCGCTCTTGGGAAGAAGCCCCCGCGATGAAGAAGTGATGCCAGGGGCTTTGGTGGCTCCGACCAGCGTCGATCCGGTGACCTTTCGAATTGGAGGAGGCCTCTGCCAGCGGTTTTCGCGGGGTGGTGGGGGCTTCGGAAGTGCCAGGTAGACCTGTGAATTGGCTGTCGCGGCTTGTCGGCGGATGCATCTGAATGTGCGGGATAGATACGGGGGGGGGTGACTCTTGCCGCCGAGCGATGGCGCGGCGCTCGGCCTCGCCCGGACTGTCAGGAACGAAAGGTTGCGGCGGCCCACCCGAGGGCCGGGGCTATCCGTCGATGAGGGCGGCAGACACGGTCCACAGCCGTTCGGCGAGCTCCGGGTCGAGTGCCCACTCCTTCACGCCGTGAGGGTGGTCAGCGAGGGTGGCGTCGTTGGGTACCGTGTACGCCTCCTGTCCGTCGTCGAGGTAGTGGCCTCCCGTATGCGCGAACTCGGGGCGGGTGGCGGCGACCATCGTCGTCGCGGCTCCTTGCTCGATGGTCTTGTACGAGAACACTCCCGCCGCCTCTGCGGCTTCGAGGGACGCCTTCTGTGCCGGCGTGAAGTGCCGTTGAAGGCCGGTGGCCACTCCACCGGGGTTGACGGTGTTGGCGACGATGCCGTCGGCCTGCCATCGGCGGGTCGCCTCGACGGCGAACAGCGAGTTGGCCGTCTTCGCCTGCGCGTACGCGATCTGAGGGTCGTAGGCCCGCCGGACGAACTGGAGGTCGTCGAAGTCCACGCCGCCGCGCATGTGAGCGGTCGAGCTCAGCGCGACGATCCTCGACCCGTCGCGTTCTGCGGCACCGTCGCGCAGCGCGGCGCGGAGGCCGCGAGCGAGGGTGAAGTGGCCGAGGTGGTTGGTGGCGAACTGGAGCTCCCATCCCTCGGCGGTTCGTTCGAGTCCGCCTGTCACGACGCCTGCGTTGTTGATCAGCAGGTGCAGTGGCATCTCCCAGTCGGCAACGAACCGCTGGACCGACGCGCGGTCAGCGAGGTCCAGGAGGTGCACGTGGGGCCTGCGGACATTCGTCGAGAGGGCGATGTCGTTCGCGACCTTCTCGCCCGAGGAGAGGTTTCGTACGGCCATGTGAACATCCGCGCCAGCAGCGGTGAGCGCCCGTGCGGTCTCTGCGCCGAGGCCTGACGACGCGCCCGTGACGATGGCGCGGACTCCTGTCAGGTCGATCCCGGCGAGAACGTCGTCGGTGGTGGAGGCCGCCGAGAACGGCGTGGTGATCAAGGGTGAAGTTGTCATGGATTCACTATACACACAGTGTCAAGTGCGTATAGTTGGTATAGTTCTCGCATGGCAGACGAGAGTGCGGGTTCCCCCGTGCGTCGGGCAGAGGTGCTGGATGCTGCGTTGCGCACCTTCGCTCGCTACGGGTATCGGAAGACCTCGATGGACGACGTCGCGAGAGAGGCCCGAATCTCGCGACCGGGCCTCTACTTCCTGTTCGAGTCCAAGAGCGGCCTCTTCCGTGCCGCAGCCGACCGAGGCATCGAGCTGGACCTCGCGGAGGCAGAGAAGGCGCTCGTGGACCCCGGCCGTGGGCTCGTCGATCGCATCGTCGACGCGTTCGACTGTTGGGCGGGCCGGTATCTGGGTCCAATGGGGGACACGGCCGGCCTCGTCGAGGACAACCCTGACCTGCTCGGCCCTATCGCGGTCTCCGGCCCCGCGCGGTTCGAGACCGTCCTGAGGGCCGCCCTTGAGCGCGAGCCGTCCTGCCCGGAGCCCCTCGGCGTAGCGCGCACCCTCAACGCAGTGTCGATCGGCCTCAAGCATCAGGGGGTGAGTCGCGCCGAGTACCGTGCTCGGATGGCGGACGCGGTGCGTCTCATGGCTGCGTCCTGAATTGGAGCGCCGCACCGTGTGGCGGGGGAATGCCCCAGGGCACGGCTGTCGAGTGGTCGACTGCGGGGCCTAAGGAAAGAAAGAACCCCTCGCGATGTAGAAGCTTTGCGAGGGGCTTGGTGGCTCCGACCGGCGTCGATCCGGTGCCCCTTCGAATTGGAGTGCACCTCTGCCAGGGGTTTTCGCGGAGTGGCGTGGTGTTCGGAAGTGCCAGGTAGACCTGCGAATTGGCTGTCGCGGCTTGTCGTTGGCTGTACCTGAATGTGCGGGATAGATGCGCGGCGCGTTGCTGCTGACGCAGGGCGACGCGGTGGCTTGCCTGGCGTGATCGGCGGCAGATTCCGACTTTTGGCTACGGCAGATTCCGACTTTGGCGAGCGCTCAGTCGGTCGGCGGCCCGTCCGACGTGAGCAACTCCGTCGCGCTGAACGCTTCGATCCGCTCGGCCAGGGGGAAGCGGTCGGGGCCGGCGTGGACGACGATGATCCGCTCGAGGCCGAGGTCGGTCAGCGCGTGGCGCATGCTCGGTGTCACTTTGGGAGAGTCGGTGCGTTTGATCTCGATGCCCCACTGTGTGGATCCGAAGTCGATGATGAGGTCGATCTCGGCGCCGTCCTGGGTGCGCCAGAAGTACATCGGCAGCCCCCATCGGGCGATGTGCTCGACAACGAGGCCCTCCCAACTTGCCCCGAGGATCGGGTGGGAGACCAGGTCGTCCAGTGTGGGGATTCCGAGCAGACGATGCAGAGTGCCGCTGTCGCGCAGGTAGACCTTGGGGGAACGGACCTGGCGTTTGCCGATGTTCGCCACCCATGGCTTGAGTTGGCGCACCACGAGGGCGTCCGTGAGCGAGTCCAGATAGCGACGAGCGGTGGGCTCGGATGCCCCGAGTGAGCGAGCCATGTCGGCGCCGTTCCACGTGCCAGAGTGATGGTGTGCGAGCATTGTCCAGAACCTGCGCATGGTGGTGGCGGGCACGCGCGAGCCGAGTTGTGCGAGGTCTCGCTCCAGGAACGTGGAGATGTAATCGCCGAGCCATGCGCCCGCAGCCGCGTCGTCGACGGCGGTGAACGACTCAGGAAGGCCACCCCGCAGCCACAGGCTGTTCAGGTGGTCTGCGCCGACCTCCGCTAGTCCGAACGGGCTCAGCTCGACGAGGGCAACGCGACCCGCGAGCGACTCTGCTCCCAGACCCACGAGGTCCGGAGAGGCGCTTCCGAGCAGCAGGAACCGGCCCGGCCGGCGGTCCTGGTCGATCAGGACCCGCAGCGTAGGGAACAGATCAGGCATGCGCTGCGCCTCGTCGATCACGACCGTGCCCGACAGGCGCTCGAGCGCAAGGATCGGGTCGGTGAGACGTGCCTGGTCGCGAGGGTCCTCGAGGTCGAAGTAGTGGCTCCGCTGGGGGTTCAGCTGCTTGCGCACCAGCGATGTCTTGCCAACCTGGCGCTGTCCGGTCAGGAGGACCGCAGGGGAGCGGTTGAGCGCGGACTGCAGGCGCGCGGCATCGTGATCGCGGGGAAGCCAGCTCTCATTCACCCTGTAATCCTAACATCGCGTGTTCGATTTACAGGGTTCTAGGTGTGGTGAGTGAGGGGTGATCGTCCGAGTGCTGCACGACATGACGGCCGCCCCTCGATGGCCGTGGCCTTCGGATCGCCGCGCACCTGCATCGGTCTCTCCCAGGCGTGTACGTTCTTGAGCATGTAAGCGCTGTTCCCGCGGATCCCGGAAGGAAGAACTGCTGCCCGTGCTGAGTTGCCTACGCCCTACCGTCTTCGTGGCAGGGGTGGTCGTGACGGTTGCGGCATGGCTCCTCAGTGGGTGCACTGTGAGCTCCGAGGATGGTCCGCTCACGCCGACGCTCGACCGCGAGCCAAGTCCCGAGGAGACGGTCGAGGGCGTCGCGGAGTCGGTCGTCGTCGATGGTTGGGCCTGCTACTCGCTTGAGGTCGACGGGCAATCGGTCCCCCTCATCGCGGGTCCGCACATGTTCAGCGAGCTGGACGCCGACTATCTCGTGAGCGAGGCCAAGTTCGGTGCGCTTCCCGTCGGCTACACGTGGCGTGTCACGGGGGAATACGTGTCAGGTGAGGAGACGGACGCCGCTCGCGGCGCCTGCGCCTTGGCGGAGAACTACCTCGCGATCGCTGATGGGGCCGCTGAGGGCTACGAGGAGTAGCGGATCCGCGGACAAGTCAGTCAGAGAGTGGAAGTGCGGGGTCCGCACCAAACAGTCGAGCCTAGAGAAACGAGAAACCCCCGCCGTAGCAGGGGTTTCGTGGCTCCGACCGGCGTCGATCCGGTGACCTTTCGAATTGGAGTGGTCCTCTGCCAGGGGTTTTCGCGGGGTGGCGTGGTCTTCGGAAGTGCCAGGTAGACCTGCGAAGTGGCTGCTATGGCTTGTTGGCGGATGCATCTGAATGTGCGCGATAGATGCGGGGCAGGCTCGATCGTCCGCTTGCCCCCAAGCAGCGAAGTCGGCTGTGTCGTCTATCCGGTCGCCACGCCCTAGGTGCGGGAGGCGCTCTCGTCGTTGGCTTTCGTGTCCTTCGAGTGTGAACGCGGACGTGGCCGCATGCGTCGATATCCGCCGCCCGTCGGCTCATGGCGGCTAGTAGTACGAGGCTGCTCGAAAGGCCTGCGCCACGAAAGCGAATCCTCGCTCCGCTGTATCGCGTGGCGCGACTTCGGCGCTCGAGTCCGGAGACTAAGGTCCCTTGTCTCTAGTGACACGCAGTGCCAATGTCTGTCCTTACCAGGGAAGATGGCGCCAAAGCAAACTTCTCTGGCGGGGGGCGTTTCGGCTACCTCTCTACGAGTCAGGATCGAAGGGACGATTAGGGGATGAGAAGGATTGCGCGCACTGCTGCTGCAGCAGCGTTGGCCATCGGGTTGACTGTCACGGGGGCGGCCGTTGCGAGCGCCTCCGATGACGGCGACGGGCTGGAGGGCTGCAACTCCGGCGAACTGTGCCTCTCTACCGCTAACAACGGGCGGTACCAGAAGCACTTCTACGATGCTGGGTGGGAAACGAACTACTACTACTGGGACAAGACGAACAACGTTAGAACCTCGAAGGCCGTGTCAAACAATGCCGACTGGGTGAGGAATCGCACCGGCGAGAAGGTCAAGATCGTCGACGATCATGGCCTGATGCCCGACGAGGTGTTCGTGGTTACGGCAGCAACCACCTCGTGGGTTGAGATCAGCGACACCGGTGTTGCAAACGGCAACGACCGGCACGAAATCGGCTCCGATAAGTGACGGGTTCTCCCGGCCGCTTTGAAGGACATGCTGTGGGCGTGAGGGGTCGTGGCCTCTTGCGCCCACAGCGCCTTTCGGTGGTCGCGAGCGGCGCAGTATTGCTCCTCGTGTCCTGTAGTCCGGCGAGTGTCGACCCGAGCGCAAGCGTCGTGCGCGAGCCTGCGCCAGCGACTTCCGCGGATGCGGAGGCGTCAGTCGATTCGAGCGCTCGGAGCGGATCGATATCGGCGCTGGCCTCGGCGAGCCTTAATCTCCAGCGTCGCATAAGTGTGAGCGTCGCTGCTTGCATGTCTTCTCGCGGTTGGGAACAGTTTGGTGCGTCCTTGGTGCCCACGTCGGTCTTTGAGCGCGACCTGACGGTTGACTACGATCCCATCTTTGTGAGCCCCTTGGAGATCGGTCCAGCCACGCGTGACGAGGCCTACCGATACGGAATGCTGGGTGTTGCTTGGGCCTTCCAAAGCACGGGTGGGCTGCGGGTGGAGTCAAACAGCACAGAATACGATAGTGCGCTCGAGGGATGCCGTGCCCGAAAGTCAACGTCGGACGCAATCGAGATTGTGTCCGACGTCGTAGACCTCACCAATACCGTATTCAGCCACTATCGGGAGCTGGCGTGGCCAGAACTCGAGCCGATCGTGATCGATGAACTGACATGCATGGACACGGCTGGATGGGCGATCGGTGATCCGGAGAATTGGCTGGGCGATGAGTCCCTCGCCGCCCTTCTCAGCGGCATCGGCGTCGAGCCGGGCAGCGCAGGTGAGGCATCGTCGGCGCCTCTTGTGGACGACGTCGCGGAAGGCGACGTGGCGGTTCTTCCCTCTGTGGCGGGCGTCACGTACACGGCTAGCCCCAGTGAGCTTGACTTTGCC
It encodes:
- a CDS encoding FMN-binding negative transcriptional regulator; the encoded protein is MHSPTRYHLTDVDEIKRLIRKNPWATLVSDTDNGLVASHYPVLLDDAADGIVLVGHFGLGDAREHDLGEHEILVIIQGAHGYVSSSWYERQDIVPTWNHLTAHLYGTPQILTDEENYATLSRLTEHFEGGMPGGHSLAEDEEGTRRLARGTRGYRLEVTRFDARAKLSQNKSEPVQERIVEGLAATYPDLAEEMRRSRSAREN
- a CDS encoding SDR family NAD(P)-dependent oxidoreductase, with the translated sequence MSPREYPPPPSVHYDATVATLPRLDGRTVAITGSTSGTGAVLARTAGRLGARLLLLNRASDRADASLDALTAEGIDATAIECDLQSFDSVRAAGPAILAAAPEGIDVLCNNAGVMGLPDNSTVDGCDVQMQTNHLSHFLLTSLVWPALRTAADARGEARVVNHSSGARRGKPLEARYFEAHGGDLGGDGFPGFAKWRRYQQSKLANLMFTYALSDRMPEADKARGIKSLAAHPGPTNSGLQAKTARAGGTRLLDRYILTRTLKVAHSVEDGALGIIRASLDPAAKDGEFYGPAGRGEPGDAVLLPSERDAASERLLWEISSATCGIEDYFGSRAAG
- a CDS encoding TetR/AcrR family transcriptional regulator, yielding MPTSSQSAGRERLVACALDMLREGDPADVSIREVSRRAGVASGTPYHHFGDRDGLLAACAQVGWEELAARLADVDVALDPDAQMAAIARAYLGFAFANPGLYRLMMSAGAGDAIHAQDIVAVRSEAMGQVTRRLAGRGDDAAALKARGTALWSLAHGYAMLRLDGAVTGDADAQVESIAAAMAKLA
- a CDS encoding SDR family NAD(P)-dependent oxidoreductase, whose protein sequence is MTTSPLITTPFSAASTTDDVLAGIDLTGVRAIVTGASSGLGAETARALTAAGADVHMAVRNLSSGEKVANDIALSTNVRRPHVHLLDLADRASVQRFVADWEMPLHLLINNAGVVTGGLERTAEGWELQFATNHLGHFTLARGLRAALRDGAAERDGSRIVALSSTAHMRGGVDFDDLQFVRRAYDPQIAYAQAKTANSLFAVEATRRWQADGIVANTVNPGGVATGLQRHFTPAQKASLEAAEAAGVFSYKTIEQGAATTMVAATRPEFAHTGGHYLDDGQEAYTVPNDATLADHPHGVKEWALDPELAERLWTVSAALIDG
- a CDS encoding TetR/AcrR family transcriptional regulator; its protein translation is MADESAGSPVRRAEVLDAALRTFARYGYRKTSMDDVAREARISRPGLYFLFESKSGLFRAAADRGIELDLAEAEKALVDPGRGLVDRIVDAFDCWAGRYLGPMGDTAGLVEDNPDLLGPIAVSGPARFETVLRAALEREPSCPEPLGVARTLNAVSIGLKHQGVSRAEYRARMADAVRLMAAS
- a CDS encoding ATP-binding protein, whose product is MNESWLPRDHDAARLQSALNRSPAVLLTGQRQVGKTSLVRKQLNPQRSHYFDLEDPRDQARLTDPILALERLSGTVVIDEAQRMPDLFPTLRVLIDQDRRPGRFLLLGSASPDLVGLGAESLAGRVALVELSPFGLAEVGADHLNSLWLRGGLPESFTAVDDAAAGAWLGDYISTFLERDLAQLGSRVPATTMRRFWTMLAHHHSGTWNGADMARSLGASEPTARRYLDSLTDALVVRQLKPWVANIGKRQVRSPKVYLRDSGTLHRLLGIPTLDDLVSHPILGASWEGLVVEHIARWGLPMYFWRTQDGAEIDLIIDFGSTQWGIEIKRTDSPKVTPSMRHALTDLGLERIIVVHAGPDRFPLAERIEAFSATELLTSDGPPTD